In the Alligator mississippiensis isolate rAllMis1 chromosome 7, rAllMis1, whole genome shotgun sequence genome, one interval contains:
- the LOC102566514 gene encoding olfactory receptor 6M1-like, whose product MEIKNITTVTEFILVGFPSEHNVEILLFIFFLVMYLVTVLGNALIIMLICLDYRLHTPMYFFLCNLSLIEIFMTTCVVPKMLANFLTERKTISFIGCSVQSYFYFFMGSTEFILFAGMSYDRYVAICYPLRYSTIMTGRVCVQVVIVSWVSGFLLILMSTILKSKLPFCGPNVINHFFCDSAPVLHLACADIWLIELIDFLSSLILLLGTLSLTLASYSYIISTILRIPSAQGRQKAFATCTSHFTVVSMAYGISIFVYVRPSQADTMNFNKVLAILSSIVTPFLNPFIFSLRNELMKQVFRETLKKCLSIPKNERLL is encoded by the coding sequence ATGGAAATAAAGAACATAACAACCGTGACTGAATTTATCCTGGTGGGGTTTCCCAGTGAACACAATGTGGAGATTCTCCTCTTCATATTCTTCCTTGTTATGTACCTGGTGACAGTTCTCGGTAATGCTCTTATCATCATGTTGATCTGCCTTGACTACAGACTTCACACACCCAtgtatttttttctctgcaaTCTATCCCTTATTGAAATCTTCATGACCACCTGTGTGGTGCCCAAAATGTTGGCCAACTTCCTTACTGAGAGGAAAACCATTTCCTTCATTGGCTGCTCTGTCCAGTCATATTTCTACTTCTTCATGGGATCCACAGAATTCATCCTTTTTGCTGGCATGTCTTATGATCGATATGTGGCTATATGTTATCCACTGAGGTATTCTACAATAATGACTGGGAGGGTGTGTGTCCAGGTAGTCATTGTTTCTTGGGTTTCTGGATTCCTACTCATTCTGATGTCCACTATTTTGAAGTCAAAATTACCTTTCTGCGGCCCTAATGTGATCAACCACTTCTTTTGTGACAGTGCCCCTGTTCTTCACCTTGCCTGTGCTGACATTTGGCTTATTGAACTAATTGACTTTCTCTCTTCTCTGATTCTCCTACTTGGCACTCTGTCATTGACACTAGCCTCTTATAGCTACATAATCTCTACCATACTCAGGATTCCTTCTGCACAAGGAAGACAAAAGGCCTTTGCCACTTGCACCTCCCATTTCACTGTTGTCTCAATGGCCTATGGCATCTCCATATTTGTCTATGTCAGGCCTTCGCAGGCTGACACCATGAACTTCAATAAAGTCCTAGCTATTCTCTCCAGCATTGTGACCCCCTTCTTAAACCCTTTTATCTTCAGCCTAAGGAATGAGCTAATGAAGCAAGTCTTCAGAGAGACCCTGAAAAAATGCCTATCAATCCCAAAAAATGAGAGACTGTTGTGA
- the LOC102566277 gene encoding olfactory receptor 6M1: METVNVTAVTEFILVGFPNIHEVEIILFIIFLLIYLVTVLGNILIIVLICIDHRLHSPMYYFLSNLSFIEILMTSSLVPKMLANFLSEKKAISFTGCFSQLFFYFFMGTTEFILFAIMSYDRYVAICNPLRYSTIMTGKICIQLVIGSWAGGLFMILSSLILKAQLPYCGPNVINHYFCDSAPLLHLACADVQLIEFIDFIVSLVLLLGSLSLTVVSYAYIISTILKIPSAQGRQKAFATCASHFTVVSLGFGITMFVYVRPSQSDSMKFNKILSVLSSIVTPLLNPFIFSLRNEQMKEALKDAVKKYLLITQWAGMS, translated from the coding sequence ATGGAAACAGTGAATGTGACAGCGGTGACAGAGTTCATCTTGGTTGGATTTCCTAATATCCATGAGGTGGAGATAATCCTTTTCATCATATTCTTACTCATCTATCTAGTGACTGTACTGGGAAACATCCTCATCATTGTACTGATATGTATTGATCACCGTCTCCATTCCCCAATGTATTATTTCCTCAGTAACCTGTCCTTCATAGAGATCCTCATGACTTCTTCTCTGGTTCCTAAAATGTTGGCCAACTTCCTGTCTGAGAAAAAAGCTATTTCTTTTACTGGCTGCTTTAGCCAGCTCTTTTTTTACTTCTTCATGGGCACAACAGAATTCATCCTCTTTGCCATCATGTCTTATGACCGATATGTTGCTATATGCAATCCACTGAGGTATTCCACAATCATGACTGGAAAGATATGCATTCAGCTGGTCATTGGTTCTTGGGCAGGAGGTCTCTTCATGATTTTGTCATCattgatcctgaaagcacaattGCCCTACTGTGGTCCCAATGTGATCAACCACTACTTTTGTGACAGTGCACCACTGCTGCACCTTGCTTGTGCTGATGTCCAGCTCATTGAATTCATTGACTTCATAGTGTCTCTGGTTCTGCTGCTTGGCTCTCTCTCATTGACTGTGGTCTCCTATGCCTACATAATCTCCACTATACTTAAGATTCCATCTGCACAAGGGAGGCAAAAAGCATTTGCCACTTGTGCCTCTCACTTCACTGTTGTTTCACTGGGATTTGGCATCACCATGTTTGTCTATGTCAGACCTTCACAAAGTGATTCCATGAAATTCAACAAAATTCTTTCAGTTTTATCCAGCATTGTGACACCCCTCCTAAATCCATTCATCTTCAGCCTAAGAAATGAACAAATGAAGGAGGCCTTAAAAGATGCTGTGAAAAAGTACCTGTtgatcacccagtgggctgggaTGTCATGA